GCGAATTTCCGCATAAGCTCGGAGAACTTCAGAACTGCGGACCTTTTCTTCCTCATGGTCGCCGTGGATGCATCTACGTATTCGAGGGCTTGCGGATCACATATCTTGCAGCATTCTGGGTCACCGTCGCATAGGTCACACTTAATGGGCTTCTCCTCCACCGCATCCCACCCCGCTGCCCCAAATGGGCACGCCGCCACACACATCTTGCACTTGATGCAGGTGTCATAGTCTATCAGGACTCTGCCAGTCTCTTCGTCTCTAGTTATTGCATCCTTGGGACACACAGCCATACAGGCAGGCTCACTGCATTGCTGGCAGAGCAAAGGCATATAGAAACCTTCTGATTCCCATTTTATCACGCTTATCCTGGATCTTGCCGGATTGCTCACGCCTGCATGTTTCACCGAACAAACCATCTCGCATGCTCTGCACCCGGTGCATTTATCCTGGTCGACCATTATGAGCTTATGCATGTTACGAGCTAGCCTCCACCTATCAGAAGCATAAGCGAGACACCGTCATCATCTCTCAAGGGTGTGCTCAGGTCGTCGGAGCGGATCCACTTCTCCTTGTTAAGGATTATCTGAATCATACCGTCGAATCGCCCACCGCTGTCATACAAAGCTTCCCGAGCCTTGGCACCGTATTTGGAAACAAGTTCGTTTACCATGTCGCCGATAGTTTCTCCTTCGAACTCAAAGTCAATCTCATCCTTGCCTACGAGTTCGGCGAGATCAGGTACCAGTCTTATGTCGAGATTAATTCTCACCAGCTACAGCATATGACTGGGTTCTTTGTCCAGTCCAAGTTCTTCCAAGGTTTTCGTGGTTGGGACTCCCTTCTTGTCCCAACCGTG
This genomic interval from candidate division TA06 bacterium contains the following:
- a CDS encoding 4Fe-4S dicluster domain-containing protein: MHKLIMVDQDKCTGCRACEMVCSVKHAGVSNPARSRISVIKWESEGFYMPLLCQQCSEPACMAVCPKDAITRDEETGRVLIDYDTCIKCKMCVAACPFGAAGWDAVEEKPIKCDLCDGDPECCKICDPQALEYVDASTATMRKKRSAVLKFSELMRKFA